One window of the Lactobacillus sp. PV034 genome contains the following:
- the rplF gene encoding 50S ribosomal protein L6, translating to MSRIGLKVIEVPDNVTVTKNGNDITVKGPKGELTRYFDPRITFNQEDGKIQFTRSNEDDKALHGTERANLAAMIEGVEKGYVKKLTLVGVGYRAQAQGKKLTLNVGYSHPVEFEVPEGITVKTPSATAIEVEGISKQRVGQFAAEIRDVRPPEPYKGKGIRYEDEYVRRKEGKTGK from the coding sequence ATGAGCCGTATTGGTTTAAAAGTCATCGAAGTTCCTGATAATGTTACTGTTACTAAAAATGGTAATGACATTACTGTAAAGGGACCAAAAGGTGAATTAACTAGATATTTTGATCCACGTATTACCTTTAATCAAGAAGACGGTAAAATTCAATTTACTCGTTCTAACGAAGATGATAAGGCTTTACATGGAACTGAAAGAGCTAACCTTGCAGCTATGATTGAAGGGGTAGAAAAAGGCTACGTTAAGAAATTAACTTTAGTCGGTGTTGGTTACCGTGCTCAAGCTCAAGGTAAGAAGTTAACTTTAAATGTTGGTTACTCACATCCAGTTGAATTTGAAGTGCCTGAAGGCATCACTGTTAAGACTCCATCTGCAACAGCAATTGAAGTTGAAGGTATTTCTAAGCAACGTGTAGGTCAATTTGCTGCCGAAATCCGCGATGTACGTCCACCAGAACCTTATAAGGGTAAAGGTATTCGTTACGAAGATGAATATGTACGTCGTAAGGAAGGTAAGACTGGTAAATAA
- the rplP gene encoding 50S ribosomal protein L16, translating to MLVPKRVKHRREFRGKMRGEAKGGKTIAFGEYGLEAVESHWITNRQIEAARIAMTRYMKRGGKVWIRIFPQKSYTAKGVGVRMGSGKGAPAGWVAVVKRGKIMFEIGGVSEEVAREALRLASNKLPIKTKFVKKSSEVGGESNEG from the coding sequence GTGTTAGTACCTAAGCGTGTAAAACACCGTCGTGAATTTCGCGGTAAGATGCGTGGTGAAGCCAAGGGTGGTAAAACTATTGCATTTGGTGAATATGGACTAGAAGCTGTTGAATCTCACTGGATTACCAACAGACAAATCGAAGCTGCTCGTATTGCGATGACTCGTTATATGAAGCGTGGCGGTAAGGTTTGGATTAGAATCTTCCCACAAAAATCATACACTGCAAAAGGTGTAGGTGTTCGTATGGGTTCCGGTAAAGGTGCTCCAGCAGGTTGGGTAGCTGTTGTTAAGAGAGGCAAGATTATGTTCGAAATCGGCGGCGTTTCTGAAGAGGTCGCTCGTGAAGCATTAAGACTTGCATCTAACAAGCTTCCAATTAAGACTAAATTTGTTAAGAAGAGTTCGGAAGTAGGTGGCGAATCTAATGAAGGCTAA
- the rplD gene encoding 50S ribosomal protein L4, producing MANLQVIDQKGKSTGNVDLNEEIFAIEPNESVVFDAIIRQRAGKRQGTSAVKNRSAVRGGGKKPWRQKGTGRARQGSIRAPQWRGGGTVFGPTPRSYKKDMPRKARRLAMKSVLSQKVADNDLIVLDQLTLSAPKTKDLKAILDNAKVDGKVLIVSDDKNVQLSGKNLPKVKVVPVNGLNIVDAVDYDKLLLTQDAIKRIEEVLA from the coding sequence ATGGCTAATTTGCAAGTTATCGATCAAAAAGGTAAATCTACTGGTAATGTAGATTTAAACGAAGAAATCTTCGCTATTGAGCCTAATGAAAGTGTTGTTTTTGATGCGATCATTAGACAAAGAGCCGGCAAACGTCAAGGTACCTCTGCTGTAAAGAACAGATCTGCTGTTCGTGGTGGTGGTAAGAAGCCTTGGAGACAAAAGGGTACTGGTCGTGCTCGTCAAGGTTCCATTAGAGCTCCACAATGGCGTGGTGGTGGTACTGTATTTGGACCAACTCCTCGCTCATACAAGAAAGATATGCCTCGTAAGGCTCGTCGTTTAGCTATGAAGTCAGTTCTTTCTCAAAAAGTTGCTGACAACGATTTAATTGTTCTTGATCAACTTACTTTATCTGCACCTAAGACAAAAGATCTTAAAGCTATTTTAGATAATGCTAAAGTTGACGGTAAAGTTTTAATCGTTTCTGACGATAAGAATGTTCAATTATCTGGTAAGAACCTTCCAAAAGTTAAGGTTGTTCCAGTTAACGGTTTAAACATTGTTGACGCAGTTGACTATGATAAACTTTTACTAACTCAAGACGCTATCAAGAGAATTGAGGAGGTTTTGGCATAA
- the rpsS gene encoding 30S ribosomal protein S19 produces MSRSIKKGPFADASLLKKIEAQEDSEKKQVIKTWSRRSTIFPSFVGFTIAVYDGRKHVPVYITEDMVGHKLGEFVPTRTFHGHKVADKATTTK; encoded by the coding sequence ATGAGCCGTAGTATTAAAAAAGGTCCTTTTGCTGATGCAAGCCTTTTAAAGAAAATCGAAGCCCAAGAAGATTCTGAAAAGAAGCAAGTAATTAAAACCTGGTCTCGTCGTTCAACTATTTTCCCTTCATTCGTTGGTTTTACAATAGCTGTTTACGATGGTAGAAAACATGTGCCAGTTTACATTACTGAAGATATGGTTGGTCACAAGTTAGGTGAATTTGTGCCAACTAGAACTTTCCATGGCCACAAGGTTGCTGATAAGGCAACTACTACCAAATAG
- the rpsH gene encoding 30S ribosomal protein S8, which yields MVMTDPIADYLTRIRNANMARHDSVEIPASSMKKALSEILKQEGFIRDYQVEEDNKQGMIKIFLKYGPNNERVISGLKRISKPGLRNYVNAENLPKVLNGLGIAIISTSAGVITDKEAREKNVGGEVIAYVW from the coding sequence ATGGTCATGACAGATCCGATCGCAGATTACTTAACTAGAATCAGAAATGCTAATATGGCAAGACATGATTCAGTTGAAATTCCTGCATCATCAATGAAAAAAGCTCTTAGTGAAATCTTGAAACAAGAAGGTTTTATTCGTGATTACCAAGTTGAAGAAGATAACAAACAAGGTATGATCAAGATCTTCTTAAAGTATGGTCCTAATAATGAACGTGTAATTTCAGGATTAAAACGTATTTCTAAACCAGGTTTAAGAAATTATGTAAATGCTGAGAATTTACCAAAAGTTCTTAATGGTCTTGGCATTGCTATCATTTCTACTTCAGCAGGTGTTATTACTGATAAAGAAGCTAGAGAAAAGAACGTTGGCGGCGAAGTTATCGCTTACGTTTGGTAA
- the rpmC gene encoding 50S ribosomal protein L29, giving the protein MKAKDIRALTTDQMLEKEKQYKEELFNLRFQQATGQLENTARLKKVRKNIAKIKTILSEKELSND; this is encoded by the coding sequence ATGAAGGCTAAAGATATCAGAGCATTAACCACTGATCAAATGTTAGAAAAAGAAAAGCAATATAAAGAAGAATTATTTAACTTGCGTTTCCAACAAGCAACTGGTCAATTAGAAAACACCGCTCGCTTGAAGAAAGTCCGTAAAAATATTGCTAAAATTAAGACAATTCTTAGTGAAAAAGAATTGAGCAACGATTAA
- the rpsG gene encoding 30S ribosomal protein S7: MPRKGKVAKREVLADPVYNSKLVTKLINHLMIDGKKAKASSILYDSFDIIKDKTGKEPVEVFEEAMNNVMPVLEVKARRIGGSNYQIPVEVRPERRTTLGLRWIVSYARLRNEHTMDERLANEIMDAANNTGSAVKRREDVHKMAEANRAFAHYRF, from the coding sequence ATGCCTAGAAAAGGTAAAGTTGCTAAAAGAGAAGTTTTAGCAGATCCAGTATATAACTCTAAGTTGGTTACTAAGTTGATCAACCACTTAATGATTGATGGTAAGAAAGCAAAAGCTTCATCAATTCTTTACGATTCATTTGATATCATCAAAGACAAGACTGGTAAGGAACCAGTTGAGGTATTTGAAGAAGCTATGAATAATGTAATGCCAGTTTTGGAAGTTAAAGCTCGCCGTATCGGTGGTTCTAACTACCAAATCCCAGTTGAAGTTCGTCCAGAAAGAAGAACTACTCTTGGTTTAAGATGGATCGTTTCATACGCTCGTTTACGTAACGAACATACTATGGACGAACGTCTTGCAAATGAAATTATGGATGCAGCAAATAACACTGGTTCTGCAGTTAAGAGACGTGAAGATGTCCACAAGATGGCAGAAGCTAACCGTGCATTTGCTCACTACCGCTTCTAA
- the rplX gene encoding 50S ribosomal protein L24 has protein sequence MFVKTGDKVKVIAGKDKGKEGTVLSVNTKKNRVVVKGVNTIKKHEKPSQTNANGGVVEKEGSIHASNVKVIAKAEYKKADKK, from the coding sequence ATGTTTGTTAAAACAGGTGACAAAGTAAAAGTTATCGCCGGCAAAGACAAGGGTAAAGAAGGCACTGTTCTTTCTGTAAATACAAAGAAGAATCGTGTCGTTGTAAAAGGTGTTAACACTATCAAAAAGCATGAAAAGCCTTCACAAACTAACGCTAATGGTGGCGTAGTTGAAAAAGAAGGTTCAATTCATGCTTCAAATGTTAAAGTAATTGCAAAAGCAGAATATAAAAAAGCAGATAAGAAGTAG
- the rplW gene encoding 50S ribosomal protein L23, producing MDARDIILRPVVTEKSMDLMDGKKYTFDVLVSATKTQVRDAIEEIFDVKVKKVNIMNVRGKEKRVGRYTGKTARRRKAIVTLTEDSNDIKIFNNEEE from the coding sequence ATGGATGCACGTGATATCATTTTACGTCCCGTAGTTACTGAAAAGTCCATGGATTTAATGGATGGCAAGAAGTACACTTTTGATGTTCTTGTATCAGCTACCAAGACTCAAGTTCGTGATGCTATTGAAGAAATTTTTGACGTAAAAGTTAAAAAAGTAAACATTATGAACGTTCGTGGAAAAGAAAAGAGAGTCGGCCGTTATACTGGTAAGACTGCTCGTCGTAGAAAAGCAATCGTTACATTAACTGAAGATTCTAATGATATTAAGATCTTCAATAACGAAGAAGAATAA
- the rpsQ gene encoding 30S ribosomal protein S17 has protein sequence MSETNERNRRHTYQGRVVSDKMDKTITVVVDTYKNHPVYKKRIKYSKKYYAHDENNEAKLGDTVRIMETRPLSHAKRYRLTEIVKKSI, from the coding sequence TTGAGCGAAACTAACGAAAGAAATCGTCGTCACACTTACCAAGGTCGAGTTGTTTCAGACAAGATGGATAAAACTATCACTGTTGTAGTTGATACTTATAAGAACCACCCTGTTTACAAGAAGCGTATTAAATATTCAAAGAAATACTACGCTCATGATGAAAACAACGAAGCTAAACTTGGCGATACTGTTCGTATCATGGAAACCCGTCCATTATCACATGCGAAGCGTTACCGTCTTACTGAAATCGTTAAGAAGTCAATTTAA
- a CDS encoding type Z 30S ribosomal protein S14 encodes MAKTSQIVRNHRPAKFSSREYTRCERCGRPHSVYRKFKLCRICLKDLAHKGQIPGLKKASW; translated from the coding sequence ATGGCTAAAACATCACAAATCGTCAGAAATCATCGTCCTGCTAAGTTCTCTTCACGTGAATACACTCGTTGTGAAAGATGTGGACGTCCACATTCTGTATACCGCAAGTTTAAATTATGTCGTATTTGCTTAAAAGACTTAGCACACAAGGGTCAAATTCCTGGTCTTAAAAAGGCAAGTTGGTAA
- the rpsJ gene encoding 30S ribosomal protein S10 translates to MASQQIRIRLKSYEHGILDESAAKIVATAQRTGAEISGPVPLPTERTLFTVLRSPHKNKDSREQFEIRTHKRLIDILNPTPKTVDSLMKLDLPSGVDIEIKL, encoded by the coding sequence ATGGCAAGTCAACAAATTCGTATTAGATTAAAGTCTTACGAACATGGTATTCTCGATGAGTCAGCTGCTAAAATCGTAGCTACTGCGCAAAGAACTGGTGCAGAAATTTCTGGTCCAGTTCCATTGCCTACTGAAAGAACTTTGTTCACTGTTTTACGTTCACCACACAAGAACAAGGATTCACGTGAACAATTTGAAATTCGTACGCACAAGCGTTTAATCGACATTTTGAATCCAACACCAAAGACTGTTGATTCATTAATGAAGCTTGATTTACCAAGCGGCGTTGATATCGAGATTAAATTATAA
- the rplV gene encoding 50S ribosomal protein L22 — translation MAEQINSARAEARTVRIAPRKARLVVDLIRGKSVAEALAILEFTPRAASPIVEKVLKSAIANAEHNYDLESANLYVSEAYVNEGATLKRFRPRAKGMASPINKRTSHVVVVVSEMND, via the coding sequence ATGGCAGAACAAATTAATTCAGCAAGAGCTGAAGCAAGAACTGTTCGTATCGCTCCTAGAAAAGCCCGTTTGGTTGTTGACCTTATTCGTGGTAAGAGCGTGGCTGAAGCATTAGCTATTTTGGAGTTCACTCCAAGAGCAGCTTCCCCAATCGTTGAAAAAGTTTTGAAGTCAGCAATTGCTAACGCAGAACACAACTACGATCTTGAAAGTGCAAATCTCTATGTTTCTGAAGCATACGTTAACGAAGGTGCAACTTTAAAGAGATTCCGCCCACGTGCTAAAGGTATGGCTTCTCCAATTAACAAGAGAACCAGTCATGTGGTCGTTGTAGTTTCTGAAATGAACGATTAA
- the rpsC gene encoding 30S ribosomal protein S3, which translates to MGQKINPNGFRLGVNRDWEAKWYADKDYADTLNEDLRIRKFISEKLADASVSTVEIERAANRINISIHTAKPGMVIGKGGKEVEALRKQLNALTKKNVHINIVEIKKPDLDAKLVGESIARQLEARIAFRRATRQATSRSMRSGAKGIKVQTAGRLNGADMARREWHTEGSVPLHTLRADIDYAWVEANTTYGQIGVKVWINRGEILPGKKNKPASKKAKGGN; encoded by the coding sequence ATGGGTCAAAAGATCAACCCAAATGGTTTCCGTCTTGGCGTTAACCGTGATTGGGAAGCTAAGTGGTACGCAGACAAAGATTACGCTGATACTTTAAATGAAGATTTACGCATTAGAAAATTTATCTCAGAAAAATTAGCTGATGCATCTGTATCAACTGTTGAAATTGAACGTGCCGCAAACAGAATTAATATTTCAATCCACACTGCTAAACCAGGTATGGTAATTGGTAAAGGTGGTAAAGAAGTTGAAGCTTTGAGAAAACAATTAAATGCTTTAACTAAGAAGAACGTTCACATTAATATTGTTGAAATTAAAAAGCCTGACTTAGATGCTAAATTGGTTGGTGAAAGTATTGCTCGTCAATTAGAAGCTCGTATTGCTTTCAGACGCGCTACTCGTCAAGCAACTTCAAGATCTATGCGTTCAGGTGCTAAAGGTATTAAGGTTCAAACTGCAGGACGTTTAAACGGTGCAGATATGGCCAGAAGAGAATGGCACACTGAAGGTAGTGTTCCACTTCATACTTTAAGAGCTGATATTGATTATGCATGGGTAGAAGCAAACACCACTTATGGACAAATTGGTGTTAAGGTTTGGATTAACCGTGGTGAAATTTTACCTGGTAAAAAGAACAAGCCTGCTTCTAAGAAAGCGAAGGGAGGAAACTAA
- the rplE gene encoding 50S ribosomal protein L5: protein MANSLAEKYSKEIAPALSEKFDYKSVMEIPKIDKIVLNMGVGDAVSNAKNLDEAVEELTLIAGQKPLITKAKKSIANFRLREGMSIGAKVTLRGDRMYDFLDKLINVSLPRVRDFRGISPRSFDGRGNYTLGIKEQLIFPEIDYDKVNRVRGLDVVIVTTANTDEEARELLTDFGMPFAK from the coding sequence ATGGCAAACTCATTAGCTGAAAAATACTCAAAAGAAATTGCTCCAGCATTAAGCGAAAAATTCGATTACAAGTCTGTAATGGAAATTCCAAAGATTGATAAAATTGTTTTAAATATGGGTGTTGGTGATGCTGTTTCAAATGCAAAGAATCTTGATGAAGCAGTTGAAGAATTAACACTTATCGCAGGCCAAAAGCCATTGATTACCAAAGCTAAGAAATCTATTGCTAACTTCCGTTTACGTGAAGGTATGTCTATCGGTGCTAAGGTTACTCTTAGAGGAGATAGAATGTACGATTTCTTAGATAAGTTAATTAACGTTTCTCTTCCTCGAGTACGTGACTTCCGTGGAATTAGTCCAAGATCATTTGATGGTCGTGGAAACTATACTTTAGGTATCAAGGAACAATTGATTTTCCCTGAAATTGACTACGATAAAGTAAACCGCGTAAGAGGTTTGGACGTTGTTATTGTAACTACTGCCAATACTGATGAAGAAGCTCGTGAACTTCTTACAGACTTTGGTATGCCTTTTGCTAAATAA
- the rplB gene encoding 50S ribosomal protein L2 — translation MAIIKYKPTTNGRRNMTSSDFSEITKTKPEKTLLESQSHKAGRNSYGHITVRHRGGGHKQKYRIIDFKRNKDDVKAVVKAIEYDPNRTANIALLHYTDGIKAYILAPKGLKVGDIVESGSNADIKPGNALPLADIPAGTEIHNIELKPGKGGQLVRSAGTVAQVLGQDGKYTLVRLQSGEVRRILSTCRATIGSVGNEQHSLIQLGKAGRSRWLGKRPQSRGSVMNPNDHPHGGGEGKAPVGRPQPMTPWGKKSRGIKTRNSKARSEKLIIRHRKGK, via the coding sequence GTGGCAATTATTAAATATAAGCCAACCACAAACGGCAGACGTAATATGACTTCTTCTGACTTTAGTGAAATCACAAAGACAAAGCCTGAAAAGACTTTACTTGAATCACAAAGTCACAAAGCAGGTCGTAACTCATACGGTCATATTACTGTTAGACACCGTGGCGGTGGACACAAACAAAAATACCGTATTATTGACTTCAAGCGTAATAAGGATGATGTAAAGGCAGTTGTAAAGGCAATCGAATATGATCCAAATAGAACTGCTAATATTGCACTTCTTCACTACACTGATGGTATTAAAGCTTACATTTTAGCTCCTAAGGGCTTAAAAGTGGGCGATATTGTTGAATCTGGTTCAAATGCAGATATCAAGCCTGGTAATGCATTACCATTAGCAGATATTCCTGCAGGTACTGAAATTCACAATATTGAACTTAAACCTGGTAAAGGTGGTCAATTAGTAAGAAGTGCCGGAACTGTTGCTCAAGTTCTTGGTCAAGATGGTAAATACACTTTAGTAAGATTACAAAGTGGTGAAGTGCGTCGTATTTTATCAACTTGCCGTGCAACTATTGGTTCAGTTGGTAATGAACAACACTCATTAATCCAACTTGGTAAAGCTGGTCGTAGTCGTTGGTTGGGCAAGCGTCCACAATCTCGTGGTTCTGTAATGAACCCTAACGATCACCCACATGGTGGTGGTGAAGGTAAGGCCCCAGTTGGTCGCCCACAACCTATGACTCCATGGGGTAAGAAGTCTCGTGGTATTAAGACTAGAAACTCTAAGGCAAGAAGCGAAAAACTTATTATTCGTCACCGTAAGGGTAAATAA
- the rplR gene encoding 50S ribosomal protein L18: MISKPDKNKLRLKRHKRIRGKISGTAERPRLSIFRSNKNIYAQLIDDVEGVTLASASTNDKAISANGSKMEQAAEVGKALAETAAKKNIKSVVFDRSGYLYHGRIQALADAARENGLEF; encoded by the coding sequence GTGATTTCTAAACCAGATAAAAACAAATTACGCTTAAAGCGTCATAAACGTATTCGTGGTAAAATTTCTGGTACTGCTGAGCGCCCACGCTTAAGTATTTTCCGTTCTAATAAAAACATCTACGCTCAATTAATTGATGATGTAGAGGGTGTAACGCTTGCAAGTGCCTCAACAAATGATAAAGCTATTTCAGCAAATGGTTCTAAGATGGAACAAGCTGCTGAAGTTGGTAAAGCTTTAGCTGAAACAGCTGCTAAAAAGAATATCAAGAGCGTTGTATTTGACAGAAGTGGTTACTTATACCACGGTAGAATTCAAGCTCTTGCTGATGCAGCACGTGAAAACGGATTAGAATTCTAG
- the rplN gene encoding 50S ribosomal protein L14 yields MIQHESRLKVADNSGARELLVIKVLGGSKRKTGNIGDIIVATVKQATPGGVVKKGDVVKAVIVRTKSGARREDGSYIKFDENAAVIINADKSPRGTRIFGPVARELRENDFMKIVSLAPEVL; encoded by the coding sequence GTGATTCAACACGAAAGCCGTTTAAAGGTTGCAGACAACTCTGGTGCAAGAGAACTACTAGTTATCAAAGTTTTAGGTGGTTCTAAGCGTAAAACTGGTAATATTGGTGATATTATCGTTGCTACTGTCAAACAAGCAACACCAGGTGGCGTTGTCAAAAAAGGTGACGTTGTAAAGGCAGTTATTGTTAGAACAAAATCAGGTGCACGTCGTGAAGATGGTTCATACATTAAGTTTGATGAGAACGCAGCAGTTATTATAAATGCTGATAAAAGTCCTCGTGGAACCCGTATCTTTGGGCCAGTTGCTCGTGAACTGCGTGAGAACGATTTTATGAAGATCGTTTCTCTTGCTCCTGAAGTATTGTAA
- the fusA gene encoding elongation factor G, which translates to MANKREFSLEKTRNIGIMAHIDAGKTTTTERILYYTGKIHKIGETHEGDSQMDWMDEEKERGITITSAATTAQWKDYRINIIDTPGHVDFTIEVERSLRVLDGAVAVLDAQAGVEPQTENVWRQAETYDVPRIVFVNKMDKIGADFDKSVKSLHERLNANAHAVQMPIGSADTFEGVIDLIDMVADVYDEDKMGAEWETIPVPDEYKEEATKRRNELIEAVADVDDAIMDKYLGGEEISNEELKAAIRKATLNLEFFPVYAGSAFKNKGVQMMLDGVVDYLPSPLDVKPYVAHDPKTGEEVELMADDNKPFAALAFKIASDPFVGRLTYIRVYTGSLMSGSYVLNASKNSRERVGRLLQMHANSRSEIPEVFSGDIAGAIGLKNTTTGDSLTDPDHPLILESLQIPDPVIQVSIEPKSKADRDKMDVALQKLTEEDPTFRAETNPETGQTLVSGMGELHLDIMVERMKREFNVEATIGEPQVAYRETFTKPAKAQGKFVRQSGGKGQYGDVWVEFTPNEEGKGYEFEDAIVGGVVPREFIPSVDQGLQEAMKNGVLAGYPLIDVKAKLYDGSYHEVDSSEAAFKVAASLALKNAAGKAGAVVLEPIMKVQVTTPEEYLGDVMGSVTARRGTMEGMEDRAGAKIINAFVPLAEMFGYATTLRSSTQGRGTFTMVFDHYSPTPKSIQEEIIKKRGGNADD; encoded by the coding sequence ATGGCTAACAAACGTGAATTCTCTTTAGAAAAGACACGTAACATTGGTATCATGGCCCACATCGATGCCGGTAAGACTACAACTACTGAACGTATTTTGTATTACACTGGTAAGATCCACAAAATTGGTGAAACTCACGAAGGTGATTCACAAATGGACTGGATGGATGAAGAAAAAGAACGTGGTATCACTATTACTTCAGCAGCTACAACTGCTCAATGGAAAGATTACCGTATTAACATCATTGATACCCCAGGACACGTTGACTTCACTATCGAAGTAGAACGTTCACTTCGTGTTTTAGATGGTGCTGTAGCTGTTCTTGATGCTCAAGCTGGTGTTGAACCACAAACTGAAAATGTTTGGCGTCAAGCAGAAACTTATGATGTTCCTCGTATTGTTTTCGTTAACAAGATGGATAAGATCGGTGCTGACTTTGATAAATCAGTTAAGTCATTACATGAACGTTTAAACGCAAATGCTCATGCTGTTCAAATGCCTATCGGTTCTGCTGATACTTTTGAAGGTGTTATTGACTTAATCGACATGGTTGCCGATGTTTACGACGAAGATAAGATGGGCGCAGAATGGGAAACTATTCCCGTTCCTGACGAATACAAGGAAGAAGCAACTAAGCGTCGTAACGAATTAATTGAAGCTGTTGCTGATGTTGATGATGCTATCATGGATAAATACCTTGGTGGTGAAGAAATTTCTAATGAAGAATTAAAAGCAGCTATCCGTAAAGCTACTTTAAACTTAGAATTCTTCCCTGTATACGCTGGTTCAGCATTTAAGAACAAGGGTGTTCAAATGATGCTTGATGGTGTTGTTGATTACTTACCATCACCACTTGATGTTAAACCTTATGTTGCTCACGATCCTAAGACTGGTGAAGAAGTAGAACTTATGGCTGATGATAATAAGCCATTTGCTGCTTTAGCATTTAAGATTGCCAGTGACCCATTTGTTGGTCGTTTAACTTATATTCGTGTTTATACTGGTTCACTTATGTCAGGTTCATACGTATTAAACGCATCAAAGAATAGTCGTGAACGTGTTGGTCGTTTGCTTCAAATGCACGCTAACTCAAGAAGCGAAATTCCTGAAGTATTCTCAGGTGATATTGCTGGTGCTATCGGTTTGAAGAATACCACTACTGGTGATTCATTAACTGATCCAGATCACCCACTTATTTTGGAAAGTCTTCAAATTCCAGATCCAGTTATCCAAGTTTCTATTGAACCTAAATCTAAGGCTGACCGTGATAAGATGGATGTTGCTTTACAAAAGCTTACTGAAGAAGATCCAACTTTCCGTGCAGAAACTAACCCAGAAACTGGTCAAACTTTAGTTTCAGGTATGGGTGAATTACACCTTGACATCATGGTTGAACGTATGAAGCGTGAATTTAATGTTGAAGCAACTATTGGTGAACCACAAGTTGCTTACCGTGAAACCTTCACTAAGCCTGCTAAGGCACAAGGTAAATTCGTTCGTCAATCCGGTGGTAAAGGTCAATATGGTGATGTTTGGGTGGAATTTACTCCAAACGAAGAAGGTAAAGGTTACGAATTCGAAGATGCTATCGTTGGTGGTGTTGTTCCTCGTGAATTTATTCCTTCAGTTGACCAAGGTTTACAAGAAGCTATGAAGAATGGTGTTCTTGCTGGATACCCATTAATTGACGTTAAGGCTAAGCTTTACGATGGTAGTTACCACGAAGTCGACTCATCAGAAGCTGCATTTAAGGTTGCTGCTTCACTTGCATTAAAGAACGCTGCAGGCAAAGCAGGTGCTGTAGTTCTTGAACCAATTATGAAAGTTCAAGTAACTACTCCTGAAGAATACCTTGGTGACGTTATGGGTTCTGTTACTGCTCGTCGTGGTACCATGGAAGGTATGGAAGACAGGGCTGGTGCTAAGATTATTAATGCCTTTGTTCCACTTGCAGAAATGTTTGGTTACGCAACTACTTTGCGTTCATCAACTCAAGGACGTGGTACTTTCACTATGGTATTTGATCACTACAGTCCAACTCCTAAGTCAATCCAAGAAGAAATTATCAAGAAGCGTGGAGGAAACGCTGACGACTAA
- the rplC gene encoding 50S ribosomal protein L3: MTKGILGRKVGMTQIFTENGVLVPVTVVEATPNVVLQVKTNESDGYEAIQVGYQDKREVLSNKPAKGHAAKAKTSPKRFIREIRNVELKDYEVGSEITVDTFSEGDVVDVTGTTKGHGTQGNIKRWGQSRGPETHGSRYHRIPGSMGSIINRVPKGKKLPGHMGGKTVTVQNLVIEKVVPEKNVLLIKGNVPGAKNSLIEVKSAVKAAK, from the coding sequence ATGACCAAAGGAATCTTAGGAAGAAAGGTCGGCATGACTCAAATCTTCACTGAAAATGGTGTTTTGGTTCCTGTAACTGTTGTTGAAGCAACCCCTAACGTAGTTTTACAAGTTAAGACTAACGAATCAGATGGTTACGAAGCAATTCAAGTAGGTTACCAAGATAAACGTGAAGTATTGAGTAATAAGCCAGCCAAAGGTCATGCTGCAAAAGCAAAGACTTCACCTAAGCGCTTCATTCGAGAAATCCGCAATGTTGAGCTTAAGGATTATGAAGTCGGCTCAGAAATCACTGTGGACACATTTAGTGAAGGTGACGTTGTTGACGTAACTGGAACTACTAAGGGTCATGGTACTCAAGGTAACATTAAGCGTTGGGGCCAATCAAGAGGTCCAGAAACTCACGGTTCAAGATACCACAGAATCCCAGGTTCAATGGGTTCAATCATTAACCGTGTACCTAAGGGTAAGAAGTTACCTGGTCACATGGGTGGCAAGACAGTCACTGTACAAAATTTAGTAATCGAAAAAGTTGTACCTGAAAAGAATGTTCTTTTAATTAAAGGTAATGTTCCTGGTGCAAAGAATTCATTAATTGAAGTTAAGTCTGCTGTAAAGGCAGCTAAATAG